The DNA window AACATCACCGCGGCCGCCTTGATTATGCCCATCGCCATAGCCCTGTGGGAGGGCTTCAACCCTGACCAACCCCGGCGGGTCAGGATGATGTTCCTTGCCTCGGCTGGCATGGCGGGCGTGGCCGTCCTCTTGACTGCTTCGCGGGGTGGGATACTTTCGATCGTGATCGTTGCGGTGATCACGTTGCTCTCCCAGCGGCGGGGCCTTGGGTCGATGATTCTGATCGGCCTCATGGTCCTCCCGGCAGCTCTCCTCGTGCCGGCGACGTTCTCCGAACGGGTCGATAACACCGGTACGACAGGCCGTACGGCTATCTGGCGGTTGGCCATCGAGAGTTGTCCGCAGTACTGCCCGATGGGAAGTGGGTTCGGCACGTTCGCCGATGTCCACGAAATTGCATTTCTGGAGAGCGAGGGGGCCACTGGGACGAAGATTCGCTATCAGGCCCATTCCATCTGGTTCGAGTCAATGATCGAGGTCGGGTTCGTCGGTTTAACTCTGCTGGCGGCGGCCCTCTATGTCACCGTGCGAGATCTAGTTCGGCTTCCGGTTAGGGAACGCTATGGTGCCTTCGAAGGGTTGGTAGCCCTTCTCTTCGCCAACACGTTTCTCTCCAACTCGACGTTCAAGTACTTCTGGATGGGGCTGATCTACGCCGTCCTGGTGGTCAGCATCGCCAAAAACGAGGTACCTATCGGGACTAGGGCTCTGGATCGTGTGACGAGCTAAGCGCTCCGGCCTGCTTGATCCAATCAGCAACAGTCCCATAGCGGACCTCCATCGTGTAGGCGAGGCCACTGGCGTTGGCGGTGGCTAGTTCTTCCACGGTCGTAATTCCCACTGCGACCAGGCGTTCGGCGAACACGGCGCCTATTCCTCTGATCGACCTCAGCGTGAGGCCTTCCTCGCCATCATCCGCCCGTTGTGCCGCCGGAGGAGCCTTCTTGGATCCGTTCATCGGAGCCACCGGCGCCATTGGCGGTGCACCCCGGGCTGTCGACGGTCTGCTTGGCTCCTCGACAGCCCCTGGGGCTTCCCCAAATAGGCGAACGGAACCCGACTCGGGGCTGGAATGTGTGGTCTTGCGGATAGGCTCTTCGGGCGTTGACGGGCTGGGATCAGACGACTCCATCACCTCGGAGGCACCGTCGCCAGCCGCGGGTCCTTCGTCGCTGTCGCCGCTGAAGGTGGCGCGAATATGCTGATTTGCCTGACTGATCCAGTCGACAACAATATCCCTTCGGACCTCAATGGCGTCAGACAGCCACTTGCCGTTGGACCCACTGAGTTCTTCGATGGAGGTGATACCCGCCGCTACCAGCCGGGCTGCGAAAACCGCGTCCACCCCATCAATCAATTCAAGAACGTGCGCGGCTTGCTCGTCGACAAATAGGAGTGGATGCATCGGCGACGGCTGGCGAAGCGACTCAAGGTGCGAGATGAGAGGTTCGATCGGTTCTAGATGATCTCGAGTCGATACGAAGGGTGACACGGGCGGTTCCTCTCTCGGAGCCGGCGGTGCCGCCAGTGAGCGTTCGAAGGTTGGAATCGATTTGGGGCTCGAAGCAACCGCCTTCTGATCGTTCGAATCAGCCCGGGGTTGGATGGCGCGAGAGGGCGCCGATTTGCCGAGTTTGACCGTTCCGATGATCGAGTCCTGGTCGGTCCCAGTACCTTCGGCTGAATCTGACTCGTGGAGGTCATCTGCGTCGAGCCTTCGAACCGGGCCGCGAAACAACGGCACGGCGTGGCCGGACCCTTGGAGGAACGCCACCAGGGCGGCTAGGCCGGCGACGAGCAAAAGCGCAGCGATCACGCTGAAGACCATGTTCGGAAGCCGGGACACCTCGAGTAGGACGGCGCCAGATTCCGTCGCCTCTATCTGGAGGGCGAATGAGCCGAGTCCCGGTCCGATCCGGTTCAACTCTTCTGCCAAAGCACGCCCGGCCGCATTTGCGTATAAGGCAGCCAGCTTCGGATCAGGATGAATGGCGTCAATATCCACCACAGAGGTGTTTTCGACCGGCGTTATATCGACGATTCCCGGGATGAGGTCCTCAGGCGAGATGCCGGTGCCGGCATAGCTGGCGGCTAATCGGGCAACTGTTCCACCGTTGAAGATTGCTACCGCTGTGCGAGGCAACGCATCCACCCGGATGGCCAGCTCAGAGGCAATGACGAGCGCTTTGGCCTTGTATTGAGGAACGTCTGGTTCACGCGACATCGCAATCACGTTCAGGCTTGCAATGACGACTAGCGCCAGGCCAATGAATTTCCACTTGTTGTATCGAAGCGTTGAAGCAATATCCATAACCTGAACCTGTTGTCCACCCGTGGAACCGCTTACCGTGGCGCTGCCGTCACTGTCTGCTCTCCGCAGATGAGTTGATCTTGTCTCATCCATTCTGTGGAGGTCATAGTACAAGACTCGTCAGGCACCTGGGTTCAGTATGAGGAATCTGACTTTCCATTAGCTTGCCTTGGCTTTTCCTACTACATTGGCGGCTTCACAAGACTTGCTGCGGGCGGACGTGGCAGTTACGTCATTCCAATAAGTTCAATGAACTTGGGGGCATTATGCAGGCACGTTTGGTTCGTGGATCACTGGCAATGGTACTCATTTTGGCGATGGTTTCGCTGATAGCCGTTGTCTCAAGCACTGACGCCGTTGGCGCCCTGGCGGTCAACACATTCAGCGACGACGACGGAAATGTCCACGAAAAGAACATCGAATTCATAGCCGAGTTAGGAATTACCAAGGGCTGTAATCCGCCGGCAAATACCAACTACTGCCCGTCAGGTACGGTCACCCGCGGGCAGATGGCGGCGTTCCTGGCGAGGGCTCTTTCATTGCCCGCTACCTCGGTCGACTTTTTCTTAGACGACGCAGACTCGATCTTCCAGAATGACATCAACAAGCTGGCGGCCGCCGGCATCACCTCCGGATGTAATCCTCCCGCCAACACCAACTTCTGTCCAGACGGTAAGGTGACCCGTGGACAGATGGCGGCCTTCCTCAAGCGGGCCTTCAACCTGGCGGGGGCATCAAAGGATTACTTCGTCGATGACAGCACTTCGATATTCGAGGGCGACATCAACCGCCTGGCAGCATCGGGTATCACCCTCGGTTGTAATCCGCCAAGCAATACCAATTTTTGCCCCGGCCAAAGCGTTCGGCGGGACCAGATGGCCTCATTCCTGGCCAGGGCGCTGACCACCAACGTCCCTCCACCAACCACCACCCCTCCCACGACGGTACCGACCAACGCGATCGTCTCCCAGACCGCTTTCCAGATCTACAACTCCGGTTCGGAAGCGGGTGCAACGGCCGCCGCCGCAATCAACACGCCGGCCGTCATTGCACTCAACACGGCGTTCTCGATCCGGGTCGGCGTCTCCAACACGGGATCCGCTTCGATCGCAGTCGCCCCGAAGTTGCAGTATCGCTTCATCGGTTCCCAGCTGCCCGGTCCAGTCTGGTCCAACTGGACAAACGTGACGGCGTCCTCTGCCCGAGTTCAAGCAGTCGGTTCTTCGTCATTGACCGACAATCAAATCACTTCCGAAAGACTGGCTGGCCCTCTGCCCTTCATCGCCGGGCGGATCGACGAGGCTGACGGAGCCATTGCAAGCGTCGCGACCTTGGTTCCTGACCGCGAGTCGGAATTCGTGTTTTCGGTGAAATTGATCACGCCGACCATCCAGAACGAGCAGTACGAGTTCCGTTTGGTAGACGCCACCGGGGCACTATTCAACAGTTACGGTGACGCCCCGGCCGTCAACCTCCCGTTCTCGTTCGCCAACGGCTTTGACACCGGCACAGACGGTGTGATTATCACACCGTCTGGTTCGGCAAACCCGCAGGCGTGGTCGGGTGTCATCCCGCTCATCGACCCCGGGGCGCCCCGCTACGCCACCGATCAATCGTTCGAAGGGGGGATGTCAGCCAAGTTCGATCGTCTAGCGACTGACCCTGCTTCATACGTGCGGATCAACGACTTCAACCAGGCCCACGATCTCTATGGCCGTCTCTACTTCCGATACGCAGGTTTGCCGGCCCCGGATGGAACCCGCATCGTGGACGTTGTCGGCGGGTTTGAAAACGGCGACTCCAACTCACATTCGATCACACTCACCGGAGTGGACGCCGTAGGTTCCGCGGGTCGCATCAACATGAAAGCAGGCGGCGTCGTCGGGGTTGGCGGCGAGACCAATCTGTTGCTCACGCCGGTTCTTGCACCCAACACGTGGCACCGCATCGAGTGGCACGCCACAACCGAGACGACCCTAGGAGCTGGGAACGGGAGCTTCGAGGTCCGTATTTACGACGCAACTGGATCCCTGTTGGATACGGGCATAATCGCCAGTCCTCTGGCCTTCACGAAGACCGAGTTCGAGGATGCCGATTTCGGTCCCCGATCACAAACCGTTACCGGTTGGATCGACGAAGTGAAGATGTCCAACACCGGTTGGGTTGGTCCCTAGTTGGTCGCCTCACAAAGTGGCCTCTACACCACTCTCAGCTCTTCATAGGTACCAGTTGCAGGTTATGGTGGGCCATACGTCAGCGACCTGGCATGGAACACGCCCGGTCGACCCGGTCGTCAAAGTCGACCGAGGGCTCAATCAGAGACGGAAACACAAACAAGCAATGGGCTGCACAACCGCAGCCAGACATTAAAACTCATATGCACTTGGGGGCATTATGCAGGCACGTTTAGTTCGAGGGTCGTTAGCGGTCGTACTGATACTGGCGATGATTTCGCTGGTGTCGGTGGTAACTGGAGGCGACGCCGTTTCAGCTCAGGCAATCAACACTTTTAGCGACGACGACGGAAACATTCACGAGGCGAACATCGAGTTCATCGCCGCTTTCGGAGTAACTAAGGGCTGTAACCCACCGGCAAACACGAACTATTGTCCGTCCGGTACGGTTACCCGTGGGCAGATGGCCGCGTTCCTCGCCCGGGCCCTTGCTTTGCCCGCTACCTCGGTCGATTTCTTCTTAGACGACGCTAACTCGATCTTCCAGAATGACATCAACAAGCTGGCGGCCGCCGGCGTCACAGTAGGGTGTAATCCTCCCGCCAACACCAATTTCTGTCCAGACGGCAAGGTAACGCGCGGACAGATGGCGGCCTTCCTCAAGCGGGCCTTCAACCTGGCGGGAGCGTCAGAGGATTACTTCGTGGATGACAGCACTTCGATATTTGAGGGTGACATCAACCGCCTGGCAGCCTCGGGTATCACCCTGGGCTGTAATCCGCCGAGTAATACGAATTTTTGCCCCGACCAGAGCGTTCGGCGCGACCAAATGGCGTCATTCCTGGCCAGAGCGTTGACCAAGTTCCCAACGACGACAACGACCACCAGTTCCACGACAACCTCAAGCACGACGTCTTCTACGACGAGTTCGACCACGACGACTTCGACCACGAGCACGACGGTTGCGACGAGTCCGTTGGTGTCACAGACTGCCTTTCGAATCTACAACGACGATGACATAGAGGGAGCCGCGACAGCAATGGCCGCCAAGGACACCCCCACCGTTGTTGCGGGCCTCGGCACTCCCTTCGTGCTCCGGGTCGGCGTGTCCAATACTGGGACGGCCTCAGCGAACGTACGGCCGAAACTGCAAGCACGTTATATCGGTGCGAATCTTCCCGGTCCCGCGTGGTCGTCATGGAGCGATGTCACGGCATCGTCTTCGATGGTTCAGTCTGTCGACTCGACCTTCCTTGTCGATGGTCAGGCCACGACCGAGCGCTTGGCCGGATCTCTACTGTTCGTGGCGGGATCGGTAGATGACGTCGACGGCATTATCGAAACCGCAGTCACCTTGACACCGGGTGCCGAGACGGAATTTGCTTTTGCCGTTCGCATCGTCGCCCCCACCACGCAGAATGAGCAGTTCGAGTTCCGGCTTGTGGAGGCGTCGCCTGTCTCGGTTTATGATCTCTATGGCCGTCTTCCCGCCGTCAACCTGCCCTATTCGTTCGCCAACGGCTTTGACGTCGGGACGGATGGCAGTGTCATAGTCGCTGGCACCTCGGCCGACCCGCAGGCGTG is part of the Acidimicrobiia bacterium genome and encodes:
- a CDS encoding O-antigen ligase family protein, which encodes MTQGLILAIASIPAFVVAVLWMWKRPVRFLAAYLAVLPFGSALAVPIGLPRAFSTVSSLLGLFVAGFYVWRWISLRPVLRVPSLSLPLWVLYFAWAVSTSIWSIKSRVTTSNLMVLGVLIALFAIIVVTPITRDELREVRAWIAVGGGLTGFYALVLAATGTLPKTGAGVSRFEITGAGGGEGGDPNITAAALIMPIAIALWEGFNPDQPRRVRMMFLASAGMAGVAVLLTASRGGILSIVIVAVITLLSQRRGLGSMILIGLMVLPAALLVPATFSERVDNTGTTGRTAIWRLAIESCPQYCPMGSGFGTFADVHEIAFLESEGATGTKIRYQAHSIWFESMIEVGFVGLTLLAAALYVTVRDLVRLPVRERYGAFEGLVALLFANTFLSNSTFKYFWMGLIYAVLVVSIAKNEVPIGTRALDRVTS
- a CDS encoding S-layer homology domain-containing protein; protein product: MQARLVRGSLAMVLILAMVSLIAVVSSTDAVGALAVNTFSDDDGNVHEKNIEFIAELGITKGCNPPANTNYCPSGTVTRGQMAAFLARALSLPATSVDFFLDDADSIFQNDINKLAAAGITSGCNPPANTNFCPDGKVTRGQMAAFLKRAFNLAGASKDYFVDDSTSIFEGDINRLAASGITLGCNPPSNTNFCPGQSVRRDQMASFLARALTTNVPPPTTTPPTTVPTNAIVSQTAFQIYNSGSEAGATAAAAINTPAVIALNTAFSIRVGVSNTGSASIAVAPKLQYRFIGSQLPGPVWSNWTNVTASSARVQAVGSSSLTDNQITSERLAGPLPFIAGRIDEADGAIASVATLVPDRESEFVFSVKLITPTIQNEQYEFRLVDATGALFNSYGDAPAVNLPFSFANGFDTGTDGVIITPSGSANPQAWSGVIPLIDPGAPRYATDQSFEGGMSAKFDRLATDPASYVRINDFNQAHDLYGRLYFRYAGLPAPDGTRIVDVVGGFENGDSNSHSITLTGVDAVGSAGRINMKAGGVVGVGGETNLLLTPVLAPNTWHRIEWHATTETTLGAGNGSFEVRIYDATGSLLDTGIIASPLAFTKTEFEDADFGPRSQTVTGWIDEVKMSNTGWVGP
- a CDS encoding S-layer homology domain-containing protein yields the protein MQARLVRGSLAVVLILAMISLVSVVTGGDAVSAQAINTFSDDDGNIHEANIEFIAAFGVTKGCNPPANTNYCPSGTVTRGQMAAFLARALALPATSVDFFLDDANSIFQNDINKLAAAGVTVGCNPPANTNFCPDGKVTRGQMAAFLKRAFNLAGASEDYFVDDSTSIFEGDINRLAASGITLGCNPPSNTNFCPDQSVRRDQMASFLARALTKFPTTTTTTSSTTTSSTTSSTTSSTTTTSTTSTTVATSPLVSQTAFRIYNDDDIEGAATAMAAKDTPTVVAGLGTPFVLRVGVSNTGTASANVRPKLQARYIGANLPGPAWSSWSDVTASSSMVQSVDSTFLVDGQATTERLAGSLLFVAGSVDDVDGIIETAVTLTPGAETEFAFAVRIVAPTTQNEQFEFRLVEASPVSVYDLYGRLPAVNLPYSFANGFDVGTDGSVIVAGTSADPQAWSQVNPLIDPGMPRYDTTIKVEGNNSGKFDRQAADLASYLRVNDFNQAHDLYGRLYFRFAGIPDPSGTRIVDVVGGYNSGDSNSHSITLTG